The segment GCCCTCCACGCAATGACGTCAACACCGGCATCCTGATAGTCATCATTGATGGCGGTGGTTCGCATCTCGAGGCCTAACGCGTCCGCAACCCACGCCACCGCCAGCGAGAAGCGGCCCGGTCGCCCCCCTCGAGGCGGGGTTCCGAACGTTAAGGCTCGCGCGCCGGATCCTAAGTGATTGCGGAAGGCGACGCGAACGATCTCGTCAAAAACCTCGTCGGAAGTCCTGTAATCCCCGGACGCGCGAAGAGGTGTCCCCCTCAAGGACAGCAGCAAGAGGCAGGCGTAAAGGCTGCTCGAGTCACGTCGGTCGAGTCGAACCCCGCGGTGTTCCGACCTGAATGGGTAGAGCGCCCCGAAGTCTGCGGAACGCCGCTCCACCTCCGCCAGCGCATCCTCTAGTTCAAGGTCGTTAGGTTTGCTCCCGCTTGGGAACTCCCCTCGTATCTCGGCGATACTAAGAAAATCGTCTTCTCCGAGAAGCAGCCTCGCCTCGATGAACTCGGCCAACGAGTGGCTGTCGAAGTCGATGGGAACTGCGACGGACCTCACGCTTCTGTCTCCGTCGATGCTGCGATCTCTTCCAGGATGCGCCGGACCTTCGCTAGGAACTCATCCACCCGGCCCTTCCCAACCTTGTTTCCATCAAGAATCTTCTCGAGTTCCCGAAGGACGCGCGCAGACGAGCGTGAAAACTGCTCGTGAGCGTCGGCCAATGAGTCGACCGCGTCGACCAAACTGCCGGTTTTCCGGAGCGTGTCGGCGGCGGAGGGCTTGGCGAGGACTTTTGAGAGGTCGCCGAGCTGCCGGCTATCCGTGATGACTCGTCCTTCCCCTCGACTGTTCCCGAACACCCAACGGAGGAGATCCCGCAGGTTCTGTTGGCGGTCATCCGGAATTGGATATTCCGTAGTTTTCACATGCCGAGGTTGGGGTGCGCCAATGAACGATTGAATGCCCCGCCGACCCAGCGCATTGGTGAAGACACCGAACGCGGCCCGGGCGCGAGACGTGTCGATTTTCCACATCTCGTCGGCCTGCTGCAGGATTTCGTGGTCTCGGTACATCGAGCGAACTTCCGAAACGTCCCGGCCCACTAGATGTAGTGCCCAGGCAGGTTGTTTGAGATCCGGCTGATGGGCGGGAGCTTTCCGATGGCGGTGTGGGGCCTGTGGTGATTGTAGAAGTGCAGCCAGGCGGGAAGAGCGGCGCGGCGGGCTGACTCGGAGTTGTAGTGCTTCGAGTAAGCCCAGCCGTCGGCCATGGTGCGGTGGAAGCGCTCGATCTTCCCGTTGGTCTGTGGGCGGCGGGGGCGGATGAACTTCGGTGTGATCGCCAGCTCTTGGCAGGCGTGCCGCCAGGCGTGGGATCGGTAGGCCGATCCGTTGTCAGAGAGCACCCGTTCGACGATGACGCCGCGGTCGGCGAACCAGGATGTGGCGCGTTGCAGCACGCCGATCGCGGTGGTCGCGCGTTCGTCGTCGTGGATCTCGGCGTAGGCCACGCGGGAGTGGTCATCGATCACGGTGTGGACGAACGCGTGCCCGAGGAGAGGGTCGCGGTTCTTGCCCTTGCGGCGGTTCAGGTCGGACGCGGCCCTGTTGCGGTCCCCCTGAGCGCGCCCGACGAACCGCCAGCCACCGCCGATCGGGATGTTGCCGAGCTTCTTCACGTCCACGTGGATCAGGGCGCCGGGGCTGTCGTGCTCGTATCGTCGGGCCGGTTCCCCGGTCCTCACGTCGACATGCGAGAGCCGGTTGAGTCGGCAGCGCACCAACACCGCGTGGACCGTCGACGCGCTCAACCCGAGCCGGCCAGCGATCTGCACCGGCCCGAGACGCTTGCGCAAGCGCAGATGCACGATCTTCTTCACGACGGGCCGGGGAGTCTGGTTCGGGTGCACGTGCGGTCTGCTCGAGCGATCGACCATGCCCTCCGGCCCGAGCTCGACATACCGCCTGGCCCATTTCGTCGCGGTCGGATACGACACCCGGAAGAACCGGGCGGCCGCCGCCACGGACCAACCCTCATCGACGATCTGCTTTGCCAGGCGCAGCCTTTGGCGCGGCGTGAGGGCCGCATTAGCGTGAGACACGAGAACCTCCCGGGTTTCAGAGCGAAGTGGTAGCAGCTCCACTCTGCCGGGAGGTTCTCGTCACATCACGGCAACCAGGTCAAACAACGTCCCTGGGCACT is part of the Microbacterium sp. ET2 genome and harbors:
- a CDS encoding IS481 family transposase: MSHANAALTPRQRLRLAKQIVDEGWSVAAAARFFRVSYPTATKWARRYVELGPEGMVDRSSRPHVHPNQTPRPVVKKIVHLRLRKRLGPVQIAGRLGLSASTVHAVLVRCRLNRLSHVDVRTGEPARRYEHDSPGALIHVDVKKLGNIPIGGGWRFVGRAQGDRNRAASDLNRRKGKNRDPLLGHAFVHTVIDDHSRVAYAEIHDDERATTAIGVLQRATSWFADRGVIVERVLSDNGSAYRSHAWRHACQELAITPKFIRPRRPQTNGKIERFHRTMADGWAYSKHYNSESARRAALPAWLHFYNHHRPHTAIGKLPPISRISNNLPGHYI